One Stigmatopora nigra isolate UIUO_SnigA chromosome 1, RoL_Snig_1.1, whole genome shotgun sequence DNA segment encodes these proteins:
- the LOC144196414 gene encoding insulin receptor substrate 2-like, with protein MASPPGATGHLLSNGVNGVKKCGYLRKQKHGHRRFFVLREPADRSPARLEYYESEKKWRNKSAAKRVISLDSCLCVNKRADAKHKHLIALYTKDEYFAVAADSEQDQESWYVVLTDLLAEGRVYDSPASTSSLVGFEEANYGLVSPATATYKEVWQVNLKSKGLGQVKNLTGVYRLCLSSRTISFVKLNSETAAVCLQLMNIRRCGHSDSFFFIEVGRSAVTGAGEFWMQAEDSVVAQNIHETILEAMKAMKELSEFRPRSKSQSASTTPISVPTRRNLNNLPPSQTGLVRRSRTSSTAATSPGRKFTSCRVRTSSEGDGSVPRPVSMSMPANGRPASPNTGIQLSRSHTLSNGRTCRILDSSSNLDRSLSMSVSNSPSAACSPISMSPGHNLSTPNKAAQSFSCSGFLSDTGFMLCDDYSCSPVEAKFLPLTRSDTPDSLSSTPSSRDMNDPCGYMLMVGANGNKSRVAGEGVMIDNAYRKRTHSLTTPRQQKAVSLSSASLDEYTLIQAGNGHNSHSASPKVCYPEDYGDIEIGSSRSSSCNLGDDGYMPMTPGVVSQSGKADNYMPMSPMCVSAPKQIVNPRIHPHGPTSRSYKTSSPSSVSLEDSGYMRMWCGSKSSVESPDRHGEYMTMSPGNTHPLQTPPDYYLGLMAGEPTLVRPTYQPGTLSLPAKSQSSKNDDSNQYVLMSPQSSRPRAADVDYYAVMQPAAAQEFPLSPSTASPARHIRAQNLTHRGRLGRPNRLSLDTFRTLPSMHEYPLPGEPRSPGEYINIDFSDTRISPPLTVSTESQSSPLSSSDEGSRRPCLTSYIKLEMALQQPKMADTLTAEHLDALPDLALCPSPEEEVVYHVNGKKEPKGVEGDNDYTEMTFGMTSSPPQLVPQNTSIQNSRGRRHSLEELAVPEGIGVFLLGAASSSILDPDCSAKVIRANPQGRRRHSSETFSSTATVTPVFPSFPSHGEAGKRHSSVENISSRSSEGSDEEYGSPINRQGSAAYQNRLNYIALNLLDNKCDERVGFKQTSSCKQGVNGLHGTSYVCMGFKESATTAKD; from the exons ATGGCAAGTCCTCCGGGGGCGACGGGACACCTGTTATCTAATGGCGTCAATGGCGTGAAGAAGTGCGGATACTTGAGGAAACAAAAACACGGGCACAGGCGTTTTTTCGTGCTGAGGGAACCCGCCGATCGCTCGCCGGCTCGGTTAGAGTACTACGAGAGCGAGAAGAAATGGCGAAACAAGAGCGCTGCAAAACGGGTGATTAGTTTGGACTCCTGCCTATGCGTCAACAAGCGGGCGGACGCCAAACATAAACACCTGATCGCCCTCTACACCAAAGACGAGTATTTCGCCGTGGCTGCGGACAGCGAGCAGGATCAGGAGAGCTGGTATGTGGTTCTGACAGATCTCCTTGCCGAGGGCAGGGTGTACGACAGTCCCGCTTCTACTTCTTCTCTAGTCGGCTTTGAAGAGGCCAACTATGGACTCGTTAGCCCGGCCACAGCGACCTATAAGGAGGTGTGGCAGGTCAATTTAAAATCGAAGGGTCTTGGTCAAGTGAAGAACCTCACCGGAGTCTATAGGCTTTGCTTGTCCAGTCGAACCATCAGTTTTGTCAAGCTGAACTCCGAAACGGCGGCGGTGTGTTTGCAGCTCATGAACATCCGAAGATGCGGCCACTCGGATAGCTTCTTCTTCATCGAGGTAGGCCGATCAGCGGTAACTGGAGCCGGAGAATTCTGGATGCAGGCGGAGGACTCTGTGGTGGCCCAGAATATCCACGAGACTATCCTGGAAGCCATGAAGGCTATGAAGGAGCTTTCCGAGTTCAGGCCTAGAAGCAAAAGCCAGTCAGCCAGCACCACCCCCATCTCTGTACCCACGCGACGCAATCTCAATAATTTGCCCCCAAGTCAGACGGGGTTGGTAAGGAGATCTAGAACATCCAGCACGGCAGCCACGTCTCCAGGGAGGAAGTTTACATCCTGTCGCGTTAGAACCTCCAGCGAGGGAGACGGGAGTGTGCCGCGGCCCGTGTCTATGTCAATGCCAGCCAACGGAAGACCCGCCAGTCCAAACACTGGCATTCAACTCAGCAGGTCCCACACTCTGAGCAACGGCCGCACCTGCAGAATACTCGATTCATCCTCCAACCTGGACCGCAGCCTTTCCATGTCAGTGTCCAACTCCCCTTCAGCCGCCTGCAGCCCCATCAGCATGTCCCCCGGGCATAATCTTTCCACTCCCAACAAGGCTGCTCAATCTTTTAGTTGCAGTGGCTTCCTTAGCGACACTGGCTTCATGCTGTGTGATGATTACAGTTGCAGTCCAGTTGAAGCAAAGTTCCTTCCCCTGACTCGCAGCGACACGCCTGACTCCCTATCGAGCACCCCCTCATCCCGTGACATGAACGACCCTTGTGGCTACATGCTAATGGTGGGTGCCAACGGTAACAAGTCCAGGGTGGCTGGAGAAGGCGTGATGATTGATAATGCTTACAGAAAGCGAACTCACTCCCTCACAACGCCACGTCAACAGAAAGCAGTGTCACTGTCATCCGCATCTCTAGACGAGTACACACTCATCCAGGCTGGCAATGGACACAACTCTCATTCAGCCTCACCCAAAGTTTGCTATCCAGAAGATTATGGAGACATTGAGATTGGCTCATCCAGAAGCTCAAGCTGTAACCTTGGTGACGATGGCTACATGCCGATGACTCCAGGTGTGGTGTCACAATCTGGTAAAGCAGACAATTATATGCCCATGAGCCCCATGTGTGTGTCTGCACCCAAACAGATTGTGAACCCCCGAATCCATCCTCACGGACCTACCAGTAGAAGCTATAAAACCAGCTCCCCCTCCAGCGTCTCACTGGAGGACAGCGGTTACATGAGAATGTGGTGTGGTTCCAAATCCTCTGTGGAGAGCCCGGACAGACACGGGGAATACATGACCATGTCACCTGGAAACACACATCCACTGCAGACCCCTCCAGATTACTATTTGGGGTTAATGGCTGGAGAACCGACACTGGTGAGGCCGACATACCAGCCGGGCACCCTGTCTCTCCCTGCTAAATCCCAATCCTCCAAGAATGACGACAGCAACCAGTATGTATTGATGAGTCCTCAAAGTTCGAGACCGAGAGCGGCGGATGTGGACTACTATGCCGTGATGCAACCCGCAGCCGCTCAAGAGTTCCCATTGAGCCCTTCAACAGCCTCCCCGGCTAGACACATCCGAGCCCAGAACCTGACCCACAGAGGGAGACTCGGCAGGCCCAACAGACTGTCCCTTGATACTTTCAGGACCCTGCCCAGCATGCATGAATACCCCCTACCCGGAGAGCCCCGCAGCCCTGGAGAATACATTAACATTGACTTCAGTGATACACGAATCTCTCCACCTTTAACAGTGTCCACTGAGAGCCAGTCATCACCACTGAGTTCCAGCGATGAAGGTTCCAGAAGGCCCTGTCTGACCTCCTACATCAAACTTGAGATGGCCTTGCAACAGCCAAAGATGGCTGACACTCTTACTGCAGAACACCTGGATGCACTCCCAGACCTAGCCTTGTGTCCCAGCCCAGAGGAGGAAGTGGTGTACCATGTAAATGGGAAGAAAGAGCCAAAAGGAGTAGAGGGGGATAACGACTATACTGAAATGACATTTGGAATGACCAGCTCACCCCCACAGCTCGTACCTCAAAACACAAG TATCCAGAACAGCAGGGGGAGAAGGCATTCGCTTGAGGAGTTGGCGGTCCCAGAAGGAATTGGAGTCTTCCTCCTAGGGGCTGCCTCTTCATCCATACTTGATCCCGACTGTTCCGCCAAGGTGATCCGCGCCAATCCACAGGGACGTAGACGCCATAGCTCTGAGACCTTTTCCTCCACGGCCACCGTGACACCGGTCTTCCCTTCGTTCCCTTCCCACGGTGAAGCTGGGAAGAGGCACAGCTCTGTGGAGAATATCTCCTCCCGGAGCAGCGAGGGGTCTGACGAGGAGTACGGCAGCCCCATAAACCGACAGGGCTCAGCCGCTTATCAAAACAGACTCAACTACATTGCCTTGAATCTCCTGGACAACAAATGCGACGAACGTGTTGGGTTCAAACAAACCAGCAGTTGCAAACAGGGTGTCAATGGATTACACGGCACGTCATATGTCTGCATGGGCTTCAAGGAGTCTGCAACTACTGCCAAAG ATTGA
- the acp2 gene encoding lysosomal acid phosphatase gives MPPLLVLLLAALSLCGKVTAEKKLQYVTVLFRHGDRSPVRGYPTDPYEESAWPQGFGQLSQEGMRQHVELGQFLRKRYNGFLNESYVRHEITVRSTDYDRTLMSAEANLAGLYPPSGRQVFSPNIKWQPIPVHTVPQSQERLLSFPLRDCPRYEMLMNETEHTEEFLNITSNSQDIIELVRNKTGLKKTSVESVWNVYDTLFCESRHNMTAPDWVTPAVWAKLHVLKDFAFQVLFGVYRQQEKNRLQGGILLGAIVKNITHAATTNERHHLKMMMLSAHDTTVAALQASLNVFNGQQPPYASCHMIELYSDDSGSLSVSMFYRNDSSVEPYALQLPGCSLDCPLEEFVKITKLSISEDRDKECQLPSIGSNREVIITLAVSGCLLLILIIILFVSIVRHKEPLSSRGYRQIINQGMPEES, from the exons ATGCCCCCTCTACTTGTTCTCCTTCTGGCTGCCTTGTCGCTCTGTGGAAAGGTCACAGCGGAGAAGAAATTGCAGTATGTCACCGTG TTATTTCGGCATGGCGACAGATCACCAGTCAGAGGTTATCCAACTGACCCATACGAAGAGAGTGCCTGGCCTCAAGGCTTCGGACAACTATCACAG GAAGGTATGCGACAACATGTGGAGCTCGGTCAGTTTCTGAGGAAGCGTTACAATGGCTTTCTTAATGAAAGTTATGTCCGACATGAG ATAACAGTTCGCAGCACAGACTATGATCGCACTCTGATGAGCGCCGAGGCCAACCTTGCAG GTCTTTACCCCCCCAGTGGTCGGCAGGTCTTCTCACCAAATATTAAGTGGCAGCCCATACCTGTACACACAGTTCCACAAAGTCAAGAGAGG CTGCTGTCCTTTCCTCTTAGAGATTGCCCCCGGTACGAAATGCTTATGAACGAAACTGAACATACGGAAGAATTCCTTAACATCACTTCTAATAGCCAg GACATTATTGAACTGGTGAGAAATAAAACCGGACTGAAAAAGACATCAGTGGAATCAGTTTGGAATGTGTACGACACACTTTTCTGTgag TCACGTCACAACATGACAGCTCCTGATTGGGTAACTCCTGCCGTCTGGGCAAAGCTCCATGTGCTGAAAGACTTTGCATTCCag GTTTTATTTGGGGTCTACAGACAGCAGGAGAAGAATCGACTGCAGGGAG GGATCTTACTGGGGGCAATAGTGAAGAATATTACACATGCGGCTACAACCAATGAAAGGCACCATCTGAAAATGATGATGCTCTCTGCG CATGACACTACTGTGGCAGCCCTGCAGGCCAGCTTGAACGTCTTCAATGGCCAACAACCACCGTATGCCTCCTGTCACATGATTGAGTTGTATTCCGATGACAGTGG GTCTCTGTCGGTGTCCATGTTTTACCGGAATGACAGCTCGGTTGAGCCTTATGCCCTTCAGTTACCAGGCTGCTCTTTAGACTGCCCTCTGGAGGAGTTCGTGAAAATTACAAAGCTTTCTATTTCTGAGGACAGAGACAAAGAGTGTCAGTTGCCTTCCATTGGGAGTAATAGAG AGGTGATCATCACTTTGGCAGTGTCAGGCTGCCTGTTGCTGATCCTAATCATCATTCTCTTCGTGTCAATTGTTCGCCACAAAGAACCGCTGAGCAGCCGTGGATATCGACAGATCATCAACCAAGGGATGCCAGAGGAATCCTGA
- the gpr137c gene encoding integral membrane protein GPR137C isoform X1 — MISTGEELTSSFRCPGGGAISPAVELSLTTAYSVLYSLLFCFVYLQLWLVLYYGYKRFSYQSCFLFLCLMWAALRTTLFSFYFENGTQAKQLQPLAYWLLSCCPVCLQFFTLCLLNLYFWQVVFKAKAKYSPELTKYRVALSLFFLSLCIFFLVVNLTCGLLVQGALHRSELPSDRSVRHTVLARVLINDGLFVLCAVSLAVCIIRIAKMSSANVFLQSKGTSLCQAAAVGTMVIILYTSRACYNLVVALSPLVKADFCNYSWYTVSDQTDVLKLSGEAYMVFGIILFFWELLPTSLMVLFFRVQKPNQNMVPAGILNSHMFGSRDSFFNNPRRYDSDDDLLRNNDRASLPSSTMQPNCVSSWYGSIQTLVSTQPPPSSSTAPLLFAYGNVQNTQHHNYYSTPQNNHQHHSYNCSTPQS; from the exons ATGATTTCGACCGGCGAGGAGCTGACTTCCAGCTTTCGGTGCCCCGGAGGAGGTGCGATCTCCCCCGCTGTGGAGCTGAGCCTCACCACCGCGTACAGCGTCCTGTACTCTCTCCTCTTCTGTTTCGTCTACCTGCAACTGTGGCTCGTTCTCTACTACGGATACAAGCGTTTCAGCTACCAGAGTTGCTTCTTGTTCCTGTGCTTGATGTGGGCAGCGCTCAGGACAACCCTCTTctccttttactttgaaaatggGACGCAGGCCAAGCAGTTGCAGCCGTTAGCCTACTGGTTGCTCTCCTGTTGTCCAGTGTGCCTCCAGTTCTTCACCCTATGCCTACTCAACCTCTACTTCTGGCAG GTGGTATTTAAGGCCAAAGCCAAGTATTCCCCAGAGCTCACTAAATACAG GGTGGCACTATCACTCTTCTTCTTGTCCCTCTGTATATTTTTCCTTGTGGTGAATTTAACGTGCGGATTGTTGGTGCAAGGAGCTTTGCATCGTTCTGAATTGCCAAG CGACAGGAGTGTGAGACACACTGTCCTAGCTCGTGTCCTGATCAACGACGGCCTTTTTGTCCTGTGTGCCGTGTCCTTGGCTGTCTGCATCATCCGTATCGCTAAGATGTCCTCTGCCAATGTTTTCCTCCAATCTAAA GGAACATCATTGTGTCAGGCTGCAGCCGTGGGTACGATGGTCATTATCCTCTATACGTCGAGAGCTTGTTACAACCTGGTGGTGGCGCTGTCTCCTCTAGTAAAAGCAGATTTCTGCAACTACAGCTGGTATACTGTTTCTGATCAG ACTGATGTGCTAAAGCTCAGCGGTGAAGCTTATATGGTGTTTGGAATCATTTTGTTCTTCTGGGAGCTGCTGCCTACCAGCTTGATGGTTCTTTTCTTCAGAGTCCAAAAGCCTAATCAAaatatg GTTCCTGCAGGAATTCTCAATAGCCACATGTTTGGCTCCAGGGATTCTTTTTTCAACAACCCCAGGCGATATGACAGTGATGACGACCTGCTGAGAAATAACGATCGAGCCAG CCTGCCCTCCTCCACTATGCAGCCCAATTGTGTCTCCAGTTGGTACGGCTCCATCCAGACCCTGGTGTCTACCCAGCCGCCACCCTCCTCCTCCACAGCCCCTCTTCTATTCGCTTATGGAAATGTCCAGAATACCCAGCATCACAACTACTACTCCACCCCGCAAAATAATCACCAACATCATAGTTATAATTGTTCAACTCCTCAAAGCTGA
- the gpr137c gene encoding integral membrane protein GPR137C isoform X2, protein MISTGEELTSSFRCPGGGAISPAVELSLTTAYSVLYSLLFCFVYLQLWLVLYYGYKRFSYQSCFLFLCLMWAALRTTLFSFYFENGTQAKQLQPLAYWLLSCCPVCLQFFTLCLLNLYFWQVVFKAKAKYSPELTKYRVALSLFFLSLCIFFLVVNLTCGLLVQGALHRSELPRSVRHTVLARVLINDGLFVLCAVSLAVCIIRIAKMSSANVFLQSKGTSLCQAAAVGTMVIILYTSRACYNLVVALSPLVKADFCNYSWYTVSDQTDVLKLSGEAYMVFGIILFFWELLPTSLMVLFFRVQKPNQNMVPAGILNSHMFGSRDSFFNNPRRYDSDDDLLRNNDRASLPSSTMQPNCVSSWYGSIQTLVSTQPPPSSSTAPLLFAYGNVQNTQHHNYYSTPQNNHQHHSYNCSTPQS, encoded by the exons ATGATTTCGACCGGCGAGGAGCTGACTTCCAGCTTTCGGTGCCCCGGAGGAGGTGCGATCTCCCCCGCTGTGGAGCTGAGCCTCACCACCGCGTACAGCGTCCTGTACTCTCTCCTCTTCTGTTTCGTCTACCTGCAACTGTGGCTCGTTCTCTACTACGGATACAAGCGTTTCAGCTACCAGAGTTGCTTCTTGTTCCTGTGCTTGATGTGGGCAGCGCTCAGGACAACCCTCTTctccttttactttgaaaatggGACGCAGGCCAAGCAGTTGCAGCCGTTAGCCTACTGGTTGCTCTCCTGTTGTCCAGTGTGCCTCCAGTTCTTCACCCTATGCCTACTCAACCTCTACTTCTGGCAG GTGGTATTTAAGGCCAAAGCCAAGTATTCCCCAGAGCTCACTAAATACAG GGTGGCACTATCACTCTTCTTCTTGTCCCTCTGTATATTTTTCCTTGTGGTGAATTTAACGTGCGGATTGTTGGTGCAAGGAGCTTTGCATCGTTCTGAATTGCCAAG GAGTGTGAGACACACTGTCCTAGCTCGTGTCCTGATCAACGACGGCCTTTTTGTCCTGTGTGCCGTGTCCTTGGCTGTCTGCATCATCCGTATCGCTAAGATGTCCTCTGCCAATGTTTTCCTCCAATCTAAA GGAACATCATTGTGTCAGGCTGCAGCCGTGGGTACGATGGTCATTATCCTCTATACGTCGAGAGCTTGTTACAACCTGGTGGTGGCGCTGTCTCCTCTAGTAAAAGCAGATTTCTGCAACTACAGCTGGTATACTGTTTCTGATCAG ACTGATGTGCTAAAGCTCAGCGGTGAAGCTTATATGGTGTTTGGAATCATTTTGTTCTTCTGGGAGCTGCTGCCTACCAGCTTGATGGTTCTTTTCTTCAGAGTCCAAAAGCCTAATCAAaatatg GTTCCTGCAGGAATTCTCAATAGCCACATGTTTGGCTCCAGGGATTCTTTTTTCAACAACCCCAGGCGATATGACAGTGATGACGACCTGCTGAGAAATAACGATCGAGCCAG CCTGCCCTCCTCCACTATGCAGCCCAATTGTGTCTCCAGTTGGTACGGCTCCATCCAGACCCTGGTGTCTACCCAGCCGCCACCCTCCTCCTCCACAGCCCCTCTTCTATTCGCTTATGGAAATGTCCAGAATACCCAGCATCACAACTACTACTCCACCCCGCAAAATAATCACCAACATCATAGTTATAATTGTTCAACTCCTCAAAGCTGA